The proteins below come from a single Cervus canadensis isolate Bull #8, Minnesota chromosome 2, ASM1932006v1, whole genome shotgun sequence genomic window:
- the LOC122435477 gene encoding thymosin beta-4-like isoform X3: MSDKPDMAEIEKFDKSKLKKTETQEKNPLPLKETIEQEKQAGES, translated from the coding sequence ATGTCTGACAAGCCCGATATGGCTGAGATTGAGAAGTTTGATAAGTCGAAATTGAAGAAAACGGAAACGCAAGAGAAAAATCCACTGCCTTTGAAAGAAACAATTGAACAGGAGAAGCAAGCAGGCGAGTCGTAA
- the LOC122435477 gene encoding thymosin beta-4-like isoform X1: protein MFQGIPEWILNMPCGHLAAATAQTRLHSLAARSTPSATMSDKPDMAEIEKFDKSKLKKTETQEKNPLPLKETIEQEKQAGES, encoded by the exons ATGTTTCAGGGAATCCCGGAATG gattttaaacatgccttgtGGGCACTTGGCTGCGGCCACAGCGCAGACCAGACTTCACTCGCTCGCAGCTCGCTCCACGCCCTCTGCAACAATGTCTGACAAGCCCGATATGGCTGAGATTGAGAAGTTTGATAAGTCGAAATTGAAGAAAACGGAAACGCAAGAGAAAAATCCACTGCCTTTGAAAGAAACAATTGAACAGGAGAAGCAAGCAGGCGAGTCGTAA
- the LOC122435477 gene encoding thymosin beta-4-like isoform X2: MPCGHLAAATAQTRLHSLAARSTPSATMSDKPDMAEIEKFDKSKLKKTETQEKNPLPLKETIEQEKQAGES; this comes from the coding sequence atgccttgtGGGCACTTGGCTGCGGCCACAGCGCAGACCAGACTTCACTCGCTCGCAGCTCGCTCCACGCCCTCTGCAACAATGTCTGACAAGCCCGATATGGCTGAGATTGAGAAGTTTGATAAGTCGAAATTGAAGAAAACGGAAACGCAAGAGAAAAATCCACTGCCTTTGAAAGAAACAATTGAACAGGAGAAGCAAGCAGGCGAGTCGTAA